The following coding sequences are from one Panicum hallii strain FIL2 chromosome 5, PHallii_v3.1, whole genome shotgun sequence window:
- the LOC112892908 gene encoding proactivator polypeptide-like 1 isoform X2 produces the protein MRSITRLVFVLALAIALSNEVAGSREFNILAKGPGLTAASGKLCQLCEQYSSKALLYLKQNETQTEILSILHHECASLAPLKQQCITLVDYYIPLFFLEVSMVTPEEFCESVHLCKNGMKISLPTREGPCGLCHHVLVEVLAMLKDPNTQLEVIDLLLKTCSKAQNYEQKCKHLVIKYIPLILVKGQKFLETTDVCTAIHACKTGTQSSMESMPLSATL, from the exons ATGCGTTCAATAACGAGATTAGTGTTTGTGCTTGCACTGGCTATAGCCTTATCGAACGAGGTTGCAGGGAGCAGAGAGTTTAATATCTTGG CCAAGGGACCAGGACTAACTGCAGCCAGTGGGAAGTTGTGTCAATTATGTGAGCAGTACTCATCTAAGGCATTGCTCTACCTCAAACAAAACGAAACCCAGACTGAGATTCTTAGCATTCTACACCATGAATGTGCAAGCCTTGCCCCTCTGAAACAGCAG TGCATCACGTTGGTCGACTACTACATACCCCTTTTCTTCTTGGAGGTTTCAATGGTTACCCCTGAAGAGTTCTGTGAATCAGTTCACCTCTGCAAGAATGGAATGAAGATTAGCCTACCCACTCGGGAGGGTCCTTGCGGATTATGCCACCACGTTCTTGTTGAAGTTCTTGCCATGCTTAAAGACCCGAACACACAG CTTGAGGTAATCGACCTACTCCTCAAAACATGCAGCAAGGCGCAGAACTATGAACAGAAG TGCAAGCATCTGGTCATCAAGTATATCCCGCTGATTCTGGTCAAGGGCCAGAAGTTCCTCGAGACGACTGATGTCTGCACTGCAATACATGCATGCAAAACAGGCACGCAATCATCGATGGAGAGCATGCCTCTATCTGCCACTCTGTGA
- the LOC112892905 gene encoding mini-chromosome maintenance complex-binding protein isoform X2, producing MAGRGQRGKKRREAPPQLAGNPQPFNTPPLSSVPLACPPPRNCSPFPSPEPQRGNAREEEREEMVGPQYDLVGNPLGAVRATFERTAAAATAESGGSDPVAAFRGKDWGACELFRSFLFEEDGLDKVPVLDASNLGLIKPNNLVRYRGMVQDMLGSEYYIGAFKDGSTWRTNKFTDFSPFSMPHPCDSHLWERHLFHCVPAPGQNSWTLESSPGPDVRRMSSCLATELREKRKRDGDNGDMDVSENGHEESPLFCKKLKEDDVHVPSSSTEVAEGVPEMNGGDHHIPGSSFSCLVKVYDMPDSQVKLNDVIEFIGVYTFDPELATPSDNPDDIMLDLIEDVTVQLPPSKVPRLHCLVWRKLSPHDFISRPPVVELRNRVDVVTVGRLSLNFTGFNRESASIFGNQLYSLIQKLVPYSQAIPMSIEYLNTATLQPRKDNKSGRLVTGVLQLPQGSHLTFDETLLQTGSLTSKGVENTMLLKNLMESQKVDYDFEYYKLDMATDVQLLTLSEGKSNILPSDLVVPFRPSSVPTINAGSEELESWRWYLATIRSLPQSTEPETYQMIQDEMVSAMRDDRSLGCSELSRWLTMAQIIASSFGEQSLSLEHWQMVKELERLRKQRLQ from the exons ATGGCGGGAAGAGGCCAGAGGGGCAAGAAACGGCGGGAAGCGCCGCCACAATTGGCGGGAAACCCCCAGCCATTTAACACCCCACCACTCTCCTCTGTTCCCCTCGCCTGCCCACCTCCCCGCAATTGCTCCCCATTCCCAAGTCCAGAACCCCAACGCGGCAACGCgagagaagaagagagggaggagaTGGTGGGGCCGCAGTACGACCTCGTCGGGAACCCACTGGGCGCGGTGCGCGCCACCTTCGAGCGgacggcggccgccgccaccgcggaGTCCGGAGGAAGCGATCCAGTGGCGGCGTTCCGGGGCAAGGACTGGGGTGCCTGCGAGCTCTTCCGCTCTTTTCTGTTCGAGGAAGACGGACTCGACAAG GTTCCGGTGCTGGATGCTTCAAATCTTGGGCTGATCAAACCAAACAACCTCGTACGGTACCGGGGAATGGTTCAGGATATGCTTGGGAGTGAGTATTACATTGGTGCATTCAAG GATGGGTCAACTTGGAGGACAAACAAGTTCACTGATTTCTCACCGTTCTCAATGCCACATCCTTGTGATTCACATCTTTGGGAGCGCCATCTCTTCCATTGTGTACCT GCGCCTGGACAAAATTCTTGGACACTAGAGTCTTCACCAGGACCTGATGTGCGCAGGATGTCAAGCTGCTTGGCAACTGAATTAAGAGAGAAAAGGAAGAGAGATGGAGATAATGGTGACATGGAT GTTTCAGAAAATGGGCATGAAGAGTCTCCTTTGTTCTGCAAGAAGCTG AAGGAAGATGATGTTCATGTCCCATCCAGTTCAACTGAAGTTGCAGAGGGTGTGCCAGAGATGAATGGGGGGGATCATCATATACCTGGAAGCTCCTTTTCATGTCTAGTGAAG GTCTATGACATGCCTGATAGTCAGGTGAAGCTAAATGATGTTATTGAGTTCATTGGTGTATATACATTTGACCCAGAACTTGCTACTCCTAGTGATAACCCAGATGACATAATGCTAGACCTCATCGAAGATGTAACAGTTCAATTGCCTCCGAGCAAG GTGCCCCGTCTTCATTGTTTGGTATGGAGAAAATTATCACCTCATGATTTTATTTCAAGGCCTCCTGTTGTTGAG CTTCGAAATAGGGTGGATGTGGTTACTGTTGGCAGACTCTCGTTGAATTTCACTGGCTTTAACAGGGAAAGTGCCTCCATATTTGGGAATCAACTGTATTCTTTGATCCAGAAATTGGTGCCATATTCACAAGCCATCCCTATGTCAATTGAGTATCTGAACACAGCCACACTTCAACCTAGAAAGGACAACAAGTCAGGAAG GTTGGTCACAGGAGTTCTGCAGCTACCTCAAGGCTCTCACCTGACTTTTGATGAGACTCTTCTACAGACAGGATCACTGACATCTAAAGGTGTGGAAAATACCATGCTGCTCAAGAATTTGATGGAGTCACAGAAG GTTGACTACGATTTTGAGTACTACAAGCTGGATATGGCAACTGATGTGCAGCTACTTACTCTCTCTGAGGGAAAATCAAACATCCTTCCTTCAGACCTGGTAGTGCCTTTTCGTCCATCCTCCGTTCCCACGATTAATGCAGGTTCTGAGGAACTTGAGAGTTGGAGATGGTATTTGGCCACAATTAGGTCTCTTCCTCAGTCCACTGAACCTGAGACTTACCAG ATGATTCAAGATGAAATGGTCAGTGCCATGCGCGATGATAGGAGCTTGGGTTGTTCTGAACTTAGCAG ATGGCTAACAATGGCACAAATAATAGCCTCAAGCTTTGGCGAGCAGAGTCTTTCTTTGGAGCACTGGCAGATGGTGAAGGAGCTTGAGAGGCTTAGAAAGCAGAGATTGCAATGA
- the LOC112892908 gene encoding proactivator polypeptide-like 1 isoform X1 yields MRSITRLVFVLALAIALSNEVAGSREFNILAQDGLPVAAKGPGLTAASGKLCQLCEQYSSKALLYLKQNETQTEILSILHHECASLAPLKQQCITLVDYYIPLFFLEVSMVTPEEFCESVHLCKNGMKISLPTREGPCGLCHHVLVEVLAMLKDPNTQLEVIDLLLKTCSKAQNYEQKCKHLVIKYIPLILVKGQKFLETTDVCTAIHACKTGTQSSMESMPLSATL; encoded by the exons ATGCGTTCAATAACGAGATTAGTGTTTGTGCTTGCACTGGCTATAGCCTTATCGAACGAGGTTGCAGGGAGCAGAGAGTTTAATATCTTGG CTCAGGATGGCTTGCCTGTTGCAGCCAAGGGACCAGGACTAACTGCAGCCAGTGGGAAGTTGTGTCAATTATGTGAGCAGTACTCATCTAAGGCATTGCTCTACCTCAAACAAAACGAAACCCAGACTGAGATTCTTAGCATTCTACACCATGAATGTGCAAGCCTTGCCCCTCTGAAACAGCAG TGCATCACGTTGGTCGACTACTACATACCCCTTTTCTTCTTGGAGGTTTCAATGGTTACCCCTGAAGAGTTCTGTGAATCAGTTCACCTCTGCAAGAATGGAATGAAGATTAGCCTACCCACTCGGGAGGGTCCTTGCGGATTATGCCACCACGTTCTTGTTGAAGTTCTTGCCATGCTTAAAGACCCGAACACACAG CTTGAGGTAATCGACCTACTCCTCAAAACATGCAGCAAGGCGCAGAACTATGAACAGAAG TGCAAGCATCTGGTCATCAAGTATATCCCGCTGATTCTGGTCAAGGGCCAGAAGTTCCTCGAGACGACTGATGTCTGCACTGCAATACATGCATGCAAAACAGGCACGCAATCATCGATGGAGAGCATGCCTCTATCTGCCACTCTGTGA
- the LOC112892905 gene encoding mini-chromosome maintenance complex-binding protein isoform X1: MAGRGQRGKKRREAPPQLAGNPQPFNTPPLSSVPLACPPPRNCSPFPSPEPQRGNAREEEREEMVGPQYDLVGNPLGAVRATFERTAAAATAESGGSDPVAAFRGKDWGACELFRSFLFEEDGLDKVPVLDASNLGLIKPNNLVRYRGMVQDMLGSEYYIGAFKDGSTWRTNKFTDFSPFSMPHPCDSHLWERHLFHCVPAPGQNSWTLESSPGPDVRRMSSCLATELREKRKRDGDNGDMDVSENGHEESPLFCKKLKEDDVHVPSSSTEVAEGVPEMNGGDHHIPGSSFSCLVKVYDMPDSQVKLNDVIEFIGVYTFDPELATPSDNPDDIMLDLIEDVTVQLPPSKVPRLHCLVWRKLSPHDFISRPPVVEPSPSILKGIRQSLLSHLTLVLGNDELAAQCLLLHLLSRLRNRVDVVTVGRLSLNFTGFNRESASIFGNQLYSLIQKLVPYSQAIPMSIEYLNTATLQPRKDNKSGRLVTGVLQLPQGSHLTFDETLLQTGSLTSKGVENTMLLKNLMESQKVDYDFEYYKLDMATDVQLLTLSEGKSNILPSDLVVPFRPSSVPTINAGSEELESWRWYLATIRSLPQSTEPETYQMIQDEMVSAMRDDRSLGCSELSRWLTMAQIIASSFGEQSLSLEHWQMVKELERLRKQRLQ, translated from the exons ATGGCGGGAAGAGGCCAGAGGGGCAAGAAACGGCGGGAAGCGCCGCCACAATTGGCGGGAAACCCCCAGCCATTTAACACCCCACCACTCTCCTCTGTTCCCCTCGCCTGCCCACCTCCCCGCAATTGCTCCCCATTCCCAAGTCCAGAACCCCAACGCGGCAACGCgagagaagaagagagggaggagaTGGTGGGGCCGCAGTACGACCTCGTCGGGAACCCACTGGGCGCGGTGCGCGCCACCTTCGAGCGgacggcggccgccgccaccgcggaGTCCGGAGGAAGCGATCCAGTGGCGGCGTTCCGGGGCAAGGACTGGGGTGCCTGCGAGCTCTTCCGCTCTTTTCTGTTCGAGGAAGACGGACTCGACAAG GTTCCGGTGCTGGATGCTTCAAATCTTGGGCTGATCAAACCAAACAACCTCGTACGGTACCGGGGAATGGTTCAGGATATGCTTGGGAGTGAGTATTACATTGGTGCATTCAAG GATGGGTCAACTTGGAGGACAAACAAGTTCACTGATTTCTCACCGTTCTCAATGCCACATCCTTGTGATTCACATCTTTGGGAGCGCCATCTCTTCCATTGTGTACCT GCGCCTGGACAAAATTCTTGGACACTAGAGTCTTCACCAGGACCTGATGTGCGCAGGATGTCAAGCTGCTTGGCAACTGAATTAAGAGAGAAAAGGAAGAGAGATGGAGATAATGGTGACATGGAT GTTTCAGAAAATGGGCATGAAGAGTCTCCTTTGTTCTGCAAGAAGCTG AAGGAAGATGATGTTCATGTCCCATCCAGTTCAACTGAAGTTGCAGAGGGTGTGCCAGAGATGAATGGGGGGGATCATCATATACCTGGAAGCTCCTTTTCATGTCTAGTGAAG GTCTATGACATGCCTGATAGTCAGGTGAAGCTAAATGATGTTATTGAGTTCATTGGTGTATATACATTTGACCCAGAACTTGCTACTCCTAGTGATAACCCAGATGACATAATGCTAGACCTCATCGAAGATGTAACAGTTCAATTGCCTCCGAGCAAG GTGCCCCGTCTTCATTGTTTGGTATGGAGAAAATTATCACCTCATGATTTTATTTCAAGGCCTCCTGTTGTTGAG CCTTCACCTAGCATATTAAAAGGCATTCGGCAATCTTTGCTCTCACATCTCACTCTGGTGTTAGGAAACGATGAACTTGCAGCCCAGTGCTTGCTGTTGCATCTTTTATCCAGA CTTCGAAATAGGGTGGATGTGGTTACTGTTGGCAGACTCTCGTTGAATTTCACTGGCTTTAACAGGGAAAGTGCCTCCATATTTGGGAATCAACTGTATTCTTTGATCCAGAAATTGGTGCCATATTCACAAGCCATCCCTATGTCAATTGAGTATCTGAACACAGCCACACTTCAACCTAGAAAGGACAACAAGTCAGGAAG GTTGGTCACAGGAGTTCTGCAGCTACCTCAAGGCTCTCACCTGACTTTTGATGAGACTCTTCTACAGACAGGATCACTGACATCTAAAGGTGTGGAAAATACCATGCTGCTCAAGAATTTGATGGAGTCACAGAAG GTTGACTACGATTTTGAGTACTACAAGCTGGATATGGCAACTGATGTGCAGCTACTTACTCTCTCTGAGGGAAAATCAAACATCCTTCCTTCAGACCTGGTAGTGCCTTTTCGTCCATCCTCCGTTCCCACGATTAATGCAGGTTCTGAGGAACTTGAGAGTTGGAGATGGTATTTGGCCACAATTAGGTCTCTTCCTCAGTCCACTGAACCTGAGACTTACCAG ATGATTCAAGATGAAATGGTCAGTGCCATGCGCGATGATAGGAGCTTGGGTTGTTCTGAACTTAGCAG ATGGCTAACAATGGCACAAATAATAGCCTCAAGCTTTGGCGAGCAGAGTCTTTCTTTGGAGCACTGGCAGATGGTGAAGGAGCTTGAGAGGCTTAGAAAGCAGAGATTGCAATGA